Within Conger conger chromosome 3, fConCon1.1, whole genome shotgun sequence, the genomic segment AGaagtctcattgacagttacagaaatTGTTTGATTGCAGTGATTGCCTCAAAAGgttgtgcaacaaaatattaagttaagggtaccatcatttttgtccaggcctgtttcattagtttgttttttaaaatgattctgttgaaccacaattcaaaagcaatgtctgattttcattggttaattttcagtaattttttatttattattacttttgtcagtttcaagttatttcagtgaccattgtgggtttttctttcattaacagaggggtaccaacaattttgtccacGTGTGTAACTCAAATTTTGGGATtcgtccagtgttttggctgtggctccatagTGTTTCTAAGTGCTCCAGGCACTGCCACAATAATCTACATCCACTCAAATACagaatcttttcagtgagaaacaaatcttccacttccactgtgtttgagcttctgtaactttgatttaatAATACAAAGAGTAATGATGACTCTTCGCAAACAAACCCTAGACATTTCCATTTCCAGCAGCTTAAAGTCACTTTAACATATCTGGGGATTATGGAATCAATGCTACTTACTAGTAAAGGGCTTTGGTGGACATTTTCAAgaattattaacatttttaatgcaaCAATATGAATGGGGTCCGAGCCAAATAAgtgtatttaaaaaagttatatttttagCATATTATAGCATCTAGTTTTTGTAGATTTCAACTCCAGACAgaaattaatttgcaaaaaaaaataaaaataaaaaaaagtcaaacaaaTACTTCATTTACTAGGTAAGCAAACATTATTTGCAAGTTTAGATGTAGACGATTAAAACGCAGAAAAATCCACATTGTTTTTTATAACGCTAAAGACGGCGGCTTTTATTTAGCTCCGGGAGTCTATATTGACCTTTCAACCCGGTTGTAGTTGTTCCCTCCTTTCCTGTTTCGGCTCCGTAAAGAGAAGTACATAGGTATGTGATTTCTGAATACATATCCAAATTAATCCTCGGCTATGGTCCATGAAGGCCATCGTTTATGTATACATTTAAGTTGCTTAATTCTAAATCGATTGATGTTAAACGAAATGAGTACAATTCCATCCTTTCCGAATAAAGAATTAGCGTTTTTGGACGGGGGGCGGTTGTTCTACTATGCTCGGCCGTGCCAACTGCACTAAACCGTTAATCTTTCCAATACATGgctaatattagctagctatgtcAGTGCTGTTTCAGTTGTATAACATTAAATACTGCGTGTCTTGGTGGCATTTATACACAACTGGTTGCTTTGGCTCAGTAGCAAACTTGGCTAACGTCTGGCAGTCCAATCAAACGATGAGTGCAGTAGCATGCTAGTTGCTTGTTCCAACCCAGTAAGTTTTGGCTGGCATGTTGTGTATCTCTTTGTAATTTGCGTGTGAGGTTAATTGGAACAAATGCAATgaaatatctaatcagtcagCCTTCGCTATAGCTTTATTTGAATATGTGGTGGAAATTCAGTTTGCTGGCTAGATACAGCAGGCTGTTGCTTCAAATCTGATGAGCTTCTATAAAACGGGCACATTTTAATTGTTACATGATGAAATTATCCCTGGCTGGCTTGGTATGTAGAACACTTATGTATGCATTGCAAGTGGAGACTAGGAGATCACTACATCTAGCAAGCATGGCAGTTTGCTAATTAGCTTTACTTCTCAGACTGTAGTTTAATCCGAGGATGATAATTGGGCATGTACCACATAGCCAGTCATGTGTTGATAATGGGGTTGACGCTGAGCTGTCCGGTCAGCGTTTTTTTGTGCGTTTTTGCGGGATCGTCGCTCAGAAAAAGGCGTTTTTGTCGTTGCAGCCATGGCACCGCGTAAGGgcaaggagaagaaggaggagcAGGTGATCAGCCTGGGGCCGCAGGTCGCCGAGGGCGAGAACGTCTTCGGGGTCTGCCACATCTTCGCTTCCTTCAACGACACCTTCGTCCACGTCACCGACCTCTCCGGCAAGTACGTGCCACCTCACtttggtacacacacacacacacacacacacacacacacacacacacacacacacacacacacacacacacacactctctctcactaacacacacactcacacacacacctacctgcaTGTCCACATACaacccacacacccagagaccacacacacacacatacctgcatgtTCTCGtaaagctcacacacaccctgatacataaataaacatcgCTACATGACAACAGTTTCGTTAAATAGCACCATCGTCTATTTTTTGCCCCTTCCATGGAGATCTGTGGTGTAGCCATAACATAATAAGATCCGTGCCactgttggggcccttgagcaaggcccttacccccaCACAAAAGCTTGACACTGCTCATTTGGCATGTTTGAGTCTGCGATAGGAAGTTTCACAATTTCCACTGCCCTGTCAACAGAACACCTGAAGGCAGGTATTTTATTTGTCCGAAGGCAACACTTCTAACCCAGAAGAGCAGTAAGCTAGCCACCTCTCCAaaactcaccccccctcccctcttcctctcctccccttcttctctctccctcccccagggaGACGATCTGCCGTGTGACGGGAGGGATGAAGGTGAAGGCGGACAGGGATGAGTCCTCCCCGTACGCCGCCATGTTGGCGGCTCAGGACGTGGCCCAGAGGTGCAAGGAGCTGGGCATCACCGCCCTGCACATCAAACTCCGCGCCACGGGCGGCAACAGGTGAGAGGGGCATTCTGGGAATGCGGGCGCGTCGGTCGGCGTCCGCAGGGGTtggcctgtggtgtagtggctgaGTTGCGTGGCTGGGAccccggaaggttggcggttcaagccccggtgtagccacgataagatcagtgctgatgttgggcccttaaataaggcccttaaccctgcattgctccagggggggtattgtctcctgcttagtctaatcaactgtacgtcgctctggataagagcgtcatgccaaatgccgataattGAATGTAATGTCTTTTActtggctgtgattggtggtgTTAATGGGGTCTTTTActtggctgtgattggtggtgTTAATGGGGTCGTGGGGTCATCCTGTTCCAGAACCAAGACTCCCGGCCCCGGGGCCCAGTCTGCGCTGCGAGCCCTCGCTCGCTCCGGGATGAAGATCGGCCGCATCGGTAAGGAGCAGCCGCCCGCCGCTCGCCTCCGCGCTGTCCTccagaccagcagggggcgctgcgcACATGCAGAATCACCGTCAACTTTGATTCAGTGCGATTTTACACTTTTGTCTATTTTTTAGGAGTGGTGTGAACTCCTTTTGGTTTTGTCCCAATACTTAAATGTGTCctccttcccccccaccccttactTCCAGATAAAGAGAtgtgtggaggaaaggaggatacttttttttcttttttttctttttttttgggttgtttAGGACCCATGCTTTGACTTTAAGCTGGTTTCCCGAATTGTGATTGAATTGACTCTTGAAGTTGAGGCCTTGAACTATTAGC encodes:
- the LOC133124829 gene encoding small ribosomal subunit protein uS11 encodes the protein MAPRKGKEKKEEQVISLGPQVAEGENVFGVCHIFASFNDTFVHVTDLSGKETICRVTGGMKVKADRDESSPYAAMLAAQDVAQRCKELGITALHIKLRATGGNRTKTPGPGAQSALRALARSGMKIGRIEDVTPIPSDSTRRKGGRRGRRL